Proteins encoded in a region of the Thermocaproicibacter melissae genome:
- the dapF gene encoding diaminopimelate epimerase, which translates to MKFTKMQGIGNDYIYINCFEEKVDDPSALSIRLSDRHFGIGSDGLILIEPSDIADCKMDMYNADGSRGMMCGNGIRCVGKYVYERGIAKKDVLTVETLSGVKTLKLSVKDGKVGEIEVNMGSPILEPEKIPASFQGEKVVNQPLTVGGKEYRVTCVSMGNPHCIVFVPDTKSLPIEKIGPQFENHPAFPERVNTEFVQVHSEHEVSMRVWERGSGETLACGTGACATAVACVLNQKTGREVLVHLLGGDLNIRWDEISNNVFMRGPAEFSFDGTVEI; encoded by the coding sequence ATATTAACTGCTTTGAAGAAAAGGTGGACGATCCGTCCGCTTTGTCCATTCGCCTGAGTGACCGCCATTTTGGCATTGGTTCCGACGGGCTTATTCTAATTGAGCCATCTGATATCGCCGACTGCAAAATGGATATGTATAACGCCGACGGTTCACGCGGGATGATGTGCGGAAACGGAATCCGTTGTGTGGGAAAATACGTTTACGAGCGCGGAATCGCCAAGAAAGACGTGTTGACGGTTGAAACGCTGAGCGGGGTAAAAACGCTGAAGCTGAGCGTTAAAGACGGGAAAGTCGGGGAGATCGAAGTCAACATGGGAAGCCCGATTCTGGAACCGGAGAAAATACCTGCATCTTTCCAAGGGGAGAAGGTAGTTAACCAGCCGTTGACGGTAGGCGGTAAGGAGTACCGTGTTACCTGTGTTTCCATGGGGAATCCGCATTGCATTGTCTTTGTTCCGGATACAAAATCCTTGCCAATTGAGAAAATAGGCCCGCAATTTGAGAATCACCCCGCATTTCCGGAACGTGTCAACACGGAATTCGTACAAGTGCACAGCGAGCATGAAGTCAGCATGAGAGTATGGGAACGCGGCTCAGGCGAAACGCTTGCCTGCGGAACCGGGGCGTGTGCAACTGCTGTTGCCTGTGTGCTGAACCAAAAGACGGGGCGCGAAGTGCTTGTTCACCTGCTTGGCGGCGACCTGAATATCCGTTGGGATGAAATTTCCAATAATGTATTTATGAGGGGTCCCGCTGAATTTTCTTTTGACGGAACCGTCGAAATCTGA